The Verrucomicrobium spinosum DSM 4136 = JCM 18804 genome includes a region encoding these proteins:
- a CDS encoding response regulator, with amino-acid sequence MKQPPPGTRPASLIRVLIADDHVTVLEGLNVIINRNEDMQVVAAAADGSKAVALWQQHRPDVTLVDIRMPGLDGVAVIEEIRRLDSSARVVVLTTCDTDNEIYRAVKAGARAYLLKDGPREELVDTIRRVHRGETCLAPSLVEKLAASVSNEPLTRREQEVLELLARGRSNKEIASTLSISEPTVKTHLRSLFGKLDVLSRTEAIAVASRKGLVRV; translated from the coding sequence ATGAAACAACCTCCACCCGGCACCAGACCCGCCTCACTCATTCGCGTGCTGATTGCGGACGATCATGTCACGGTGCTGGAGGGGCTCAACGTCATCATCAACCGGAATGAAGACATGCAGGTGGTGGCCGCGGCAGCCGATGGCTCAAAGGCGGTCGCGCTCTGGCAGCAGCACCGGCCGGATGTGACTCTGGTGGACATCCGCATGCCCGGCCTGGACGGGGTGGCGGTGATCGAAGAAATCCGGCGGCTGGACAGCTCGGCCCGCGTGGTGGTGCTCACCACTTGTGACACCGACAATGAAATCTACCGCGCCGTCAAAGCCGGGGCCCGCGCCTATCTGCTGAAAGATGGGCCGCGGGAGGAGTTGGTGGATACCATCCGCCGCGTGCATCGTGGTGAGACCTGTCTGGCCCCGTCTCTGGTGGAGAAGCTGGCCGCGAGCGTGAGCAATGAGCCTCTCACCCGCCGGGAGCAGGAGGTGCTGGAACTGCTGGCCAGGGGACGGAGCAACAAGGAGATCGCCAGCACGTTGAGCATCAGCGAGCCCACCGTGAAGACCCATCTGCGCAGCCTCTTTGGCAAGCTGGACGTCCTGAGCCGCACGGAGGCGATCGCCGTGGCGAGCCGCAAGGGGCTGGTGAGGGTGTAG
- a CDS encoding amidohydrolase, whose product MSASPAPDLILINGRITTLESSHPEARELVIKDGRIVGVDNARDFAAGPETRVIDLQGRRVIPGLNDSHLHVIRGGLNYNMELRWDGVPSLADGLRMLKAQAARTPPGQWVRIVGGWSEFQFAEKRMPTLEEVNAAAPDTPVFILHLYCRALLNKAALRACGYTRDTPNPPGGEIQRDADGNPTGLLIARPNATILYSTLAKGPKLPPEHQINSTRHFMRELNRLGLTSIIDAGGGFQNYPEDYAVIDELHKRGELTLRVAYNLFTQKPKEEKADFARWIKMTGPGVGDDYYRCNGAGEMLVFSAADFEDFLEPRPDLAPTLEAELKEVVSLLAANHWPFRLHATYDESISRFLNVFEEVNREIPFGDIHWFFDHCETISDRNLERVKALGGGVAIQHRMAYQGEYFLDRYGKAAAERTPPVRRMLEMGLPVGAGTDATRVASYNPWVSLYWLTTGRTVGGTSLYPEKNCLTREEALRLYTQGSSWFSTEVGKKGALRTGQLADLVVLTEDYFNVPDEAIKGIESVLTVVGGRVVHARDEFSPHAPGPLPVLPEWSPISVFGGYGAPLDVKKAARAGVPLPLEHPARTGRAQVRSLSSAADGGSNPFGSFWGSGCDCFAF is encoded by the coding sequence ATGAGCGCTTCACCGGCACCGGATCTGATCCTCATCAACGGCCGCATCACCACCCTGGAGTCCTCTCATCCGGAGGCAAGGGAGCTGGTCATCAAAGACGGCCGCATCGTCGGCGTGGACAATGCCCGTGACTTCGCGGCAGGTCCTGAGACCCGGGTCATCGACCTCCAGGGACGCCGGGTCATCCCGGGGCTGAACGACTCCCACCTGCACGTCATCCGCGGTGGGTTGAACTACAACATGGAGCTGCGCTGGGACGGCGTGCCCTCCCTGGCAGACGGGCTGCGCATGCTGAAGGCCCAGGCGGCCCGCACGCCACCCGGCCAGTGGGTGCGCATCGTCGGCGGCTGGAGCGAGTTTCAGTTCGCGGAAAAACGCATGCCCACGCTGGAGGAGGTGAATGCCGCCGCACCGGACACGCCCGTGTTCATCCTTCATCTGTACTGCCGCGCCTTGCTGAACAAAGCGGCGCTGCGTGCCTGCGGCTACACCCGGGACACGCCCAACCCTCCGGGCGGGGAGATCCAGCGGGATGCGGATGGCAACCCCACGGGGCTGCTCATTGCCCGGCCCAATGCGACGATTCTCTATTCCACCCTGGCAAAGGGGCCCAAGCTGCCGCCCGAACACCAGATCAACTCCACCCGCCACTTCATGCGGGAGCTCAACCGGCTCGGCCTGACCAGCATCATTGACGCTGGCGGCGGATTTCAGAATTATCCGGAGGACTACGCCGTCATTGATGAACTCCACAAGCGGGGTGAGCTGACTCTGCGCGTGGCATACAACCTCTTCACTCAGAAACCCAAGGAGGAGAAAGCGGACTTCGCCCGGTGGATCAAGATGACCGGCCCCGGCGTGGGGGATGACTACTACCGCTGCAACGGAGCGGGGGAGATGCTGGTGTTCTCCGCGGCCGACTTCGAGGATTTCCTGGAACCGCGTCCCGATCTGGCCCCCACCCTGGAGGCGGAGCTCAAGGAGGTGGTCTCCCTGCTGGCGGCCAATCACTGGCCCTTCCGCCTGCATGCGACTTATGATGAGAGCATCTCCCGCTTCCTGAATGTGTTTGAGGAGGTGAACCGCGAGATCCCCTTTGGGGACATCCACTGGTTCTTCGACCATTGCGAAACCATCTCTGACCGCAACCTGGAGCGGGTGAAGGCTCTTGGCGGCGGCGTGGCCATCCAGCACCGCATGGCCTATCAGGGCGAGTATTTCCTGGACCGCTACGGGAAGGCCGCGGCAGAGCGCACCCCGCCGGTGCGTCGCATGCTGGAGATGGGCCTGCCCGTCGGTGCTGGTACGGATGCCACGCGGGTGGCCAGCTACAATCCCTGGGTGTCTCTCTACTGGCTCACCACCGGGCGCACCGTGGGCGGCACGTCCCTGTATCCAGAGAAGAACTGCCTGACACGGGAGGAGGCCCTGCGTCTCTACACGCAGGGCAGTTCCTGGTTCTCCACAGAGGTGGGGAAGAAGGGCGCGCTCAGAACCGGGCAGCTTGCGGATCTGGTGGTGCTTACGGAGGATTATTTCAACGTACCGGATGAGGCCATCAAGGGCATCGAGTCCGTGCTCACGGTCGTGGGTGGAAGGGTGGTGCATGCCCGGGATGAGTTCAGCCCACATGCACCCGGGCCTCTGCCTGTGCTGCCGGAGTGGTCACCCATCAGCGTCTTCGGAGGCTATGGTGCTCCGCTGGATGTGAAGAAGGCGGCGCGCGCCGGGGTGCCGCTGCCGCTGGAGCATCCGGCCCGTACGGGTCGGGCGCAGGTGCGCTCGCTCAGCAGCGCTGCCGATGGCGGGAGCAATCCCTTTGGTTCCTTCTGGGGCTCGGGCTGTGATTGCTTTGCTTTCTAG
- a CDS encoding hydrolase encodes MSPYHKLYTPEDSAVVFIDHQPQMTFGVANIDRATLINNVTLLAKVAKEFNIPAVLTAVETESFSGYIWPQLLDVFPGQPVVERTSMNSWDDAGFRAAIEATGKKNILMTGLWTEVCVTWPTIEMLGAGYNIYVVEDCCGATSQAAHEAALSRMVQAGAVRVTTIPALLEWQRDWAKREHYNNLMGLIKGQGGAYGVGVEYAYTMVHKAPQSAIKPQVVPASAHH; translated from the coding sequence ATGAGCCCCTACCACAAACTCTACACGCCCGAGGACAGCGCGGTTGTCTTCATCGACCACCAGCCGCAGATGACCTTTGGCGTCGCCAACATCGACCGCGCTACCTTGATCAACAACGTGACGCTCCTGGCCAAGGTGGCCAAGGAGTTCAACATCCCCGCCGTGCTCACCGCGGTGGAGACGGAATCCTTCAGCGGCTACATTTGGCCGCAACTCCTGGATGTGTTCCCCGGCCAGCCTGTGGTGGAACGCACCTCCATGAACTCCTGGGATGATGCCGGCTTCCGTGCCGCCATTGAGGCCACCGGGAAGAAGAACATCCTCATGACCGGTCTCTGGACGGAGGTCTGCGTGACCTGGCCCACCATCGAGATGCTGGGCGCAGGGTATAACATCTACGTCGTGGAGGACTGCTGCGGCGCCACCTCCCAGGCGGCGCATGAGGCGGCCCTCTCCCGCATGGTCCAGGCCGGTGCAGTGCGCGTGACCACCATCCCCGCCCTGCTCGAGTGGCAGCGCGACTGGGCGAAGCGTGAGCACTACAACAACCTCATGGGCCTCATCAAGGGCCAGGGTGGTGCGTACGGCGTGGGCGTGGAGTACGCCTACACCATGGTGCACAAGGCTCCGCAGTCGGCCATCAAGCCGCAGGTGGTGCCCGCCTCCGCGCATCATTGA
- a CDS encoding DUF5691 domain-containing protein, whose amino-acid sequence MSAPFWKQLSTVALLGTARTAALPSLPQDLLELALDDGSAPEERLLRTAAVAGLAQTAGLQTASTEETLPEPAAPFPQDVCRDPQVVSLLAQIATEGPEPLLAEACQLLAVAGLSLPHRLLPTYFDAAHRSSALRNPVLKAAGSRGAWLSAKNREWKFAVTAGIDEINIRQWEEGDVASRARYLQTLRQTDADRARELLEKTLAQESARDRVTLLGALRTRLSPSDETLLQNLLTSDRSKEVRTLAARLLSALPQSAFAQRMQTRLHDCITTEKKLFRTHWVAAPPQSFPANAAQDGIEEKPPGGIRVGERAWWLRQITARTPLGWWTAHTGMTPMELVLWAAKTEWKDALLQGLAEAVTLQDTDPDWIHAIINADVLTPQEAAELIGGLDGKEQREAWLKLTSSAPSLTWWLRLVMKAPFTWDTAFWLAVEKKLIAHLHTDAAQYDYELRNLLPELACRIPMTATSIPTPWPTGTKHWPSFEDAAHRFQQTLERRSRLRQMLNSKLEMTS is encoded by the coding sequence ATGTCCGCCCCGTTTTGGAAACAACTCAGCACTGTGGCCCTCCTGGGCACAGCGCGAACCGCGGCCCTGCCCTCCCTCCCGCAGGATCTTCTGGAACTCGCTCTGGATGATGGCTCCGCCCCGGAAGAAAGACTGCTCCGCACGGCAGCAGTGGCCGGACTGGCCCAGACCGCGGGACTGCAAACTGCCTCGACGGAAGAAACTCTGCCCGAGCCTGCCGCGCCATTCCCGCAAGACGTGTGTCGCGATCCCCAAGTGGTTTCCCTGCTGGCCCAAATCGCCACCGAGGGCCCGGAGCCGCTGCTTGCGGAGGCCTGCCAGCTTCTGGCTGTGGCGGGGCTCTCACTGCCCCACCGGCTGCTGCCGACGTACTTCGATGCTGCGCACCGCTCCAGCGCGCTGCGCAATCCAGTGCTGAAGGCCGCAGGCTCCCGCGGTGCCTGGCTCTCGGCAAAGAACCGCGAATGGAAGTTCGCCGTCACAGCCGGGATCGATGAAATTAACATCCGACAGTGGGAGGAAGGGGACGTGGCCTCCCGCGCCCGTTATCTTCAGACTCTGCGCCAGACAGACGCCGACCGAGCCCGGGAACTTCTTGAGAAGACCCTGGCGCAGGAGTCCGCCCGGGACCGAGTCACCCTGCTGGGCGCACTGCGCACACGCCTGAGCCCGTCCGATGAAACCTTGTTGCAAAACCTCCTGACCAGTGACCGCAGCAAGGAGGTGCGAACGCTCGCCGCCCGCCTCCTTTCGGCCCTGCCACAGTCCGCCTTTGCCCAGCGCATGCAGACCCGGCTTCACGATTGCATCACCACAGAGAAGAAACTCTTCCGCACCCACTGGGTGGCAGCTCCGCCACAGTCCTTCCCGGCGAACGCGGCGCAGGACGGGATCGAGGAGAAACCACCCGGCGGCATCCGCGTGGGCGAACGCGCGTGGTGGCTGCGCCAGATCACCGCCCGCACCCCATTGGGGTGGTGGACCGCCCATACCGGCATGACGCCCATGGAACTCGTCCTGTGGGCCGCCAAGACTGAATGGAAGGACGCCCTTCTTCAAGGGCTGGCCGAGGCCGTCACCCTGCAAGACACCGATCCTGACTGGATCCATGCCATCATCAATGCGGACGTCCTGACCCCTCAGGAAGCGGCGGAACTCATCGGCGGACTCGATGGCAAGGAACAGCGCGAAGCCTGGCTCAAGCTGACATCGTCCGCGCCCTCCCTCACCTGGTGGCTGCGACTCGTCATGAAGGCACCCTTCACCTGGGACACCGCCTTCTGGCTCGCTGTGGAAAAGAAACTCATCGCCCACCTGCACACTGACGCAGCACAGTACGACTACGAGCTGCGCAACCTCCTCCCCGAGCTCGCCTGCCGCATCCCCATGACCGCCACTTCAATTCCCACCCCCTGGCCCACCGGCACCAAACACTGGCCCTCCTTCGAAGACGCCGCCCACCGCTTCCAGCAAACCCTCGAACGACGCAGCCGGCTGCGCCAAATGTTAAATTCAAAATTAGAAATGACCTCCTGA
- a CDS encoding ATP-binding protein, translated as MSVLRQHAEIQFAQELDELRKSDTRQRPANWALSPWAVATYLMGGKLDNGFEVTPKYIGSRRLIEIAVATLATDRALLLYGVPGTAKSWVSEHLAAAVAGDSTRLLQGTAGTSEDQIRYSWNYALLLSKGPSREALVASPMMRAMEEGRIARIEELTRIPSDVQDTLITVLSEKMLPIPELNSEVQAARGFNVIATANNRDKGVNELSSALKRRFNTVILPLPDSEEEEVQIVQKRVAELGRALELPAEPPALKEVRRVVQIFRELRSGLTADGKTKVKSPTGTLSTAEAISVINNGMSLAGHFGDGQLSATDMASGLLGAVVKDPVQDGVVWREYLETVVKERDEWKDLYRACRDLA; from the coding sequence ATGTCCGTTCTTCGTCAGCACGCCGAAATCCAGTTCGCCCAGGAGCTTGATGAGCTCCGCAAGTCCGACACCCGGCAGCGCCCGGCCAACTGGGCCCTCTCGCCCTGGGCCGTGGCGACCTACCTCATGGGTGGGAAGCTGGACAATGGGTTCGAGGTAACCCCAAAGTACATCGGCAGCCGCCGGCTCATCGAGATCGCCGTCGCCACCCTGGCCACCGACCGGGCCCTCCTGCTCTACGGGGTGCCGGGCACGGCCAAGTCCTGGGTGTCTGAGCATCTGGCCGCCGCGGTGGCAGGCGATTCCACCCGCCTCCTTCAGGGCACTGCGGGCACCAGCGAGGACCAGATCCGCTACTCGTGGAACTACGCCCTGCTCCTTTCAAAAGGCCCCTCCCGTGAGGCACTTGTCGCCAGTCCCATGATGCGCGCCATGGAGGAGGGCCGCATCGCCCGGATCGAGGAACTCACCCGCATCCCCAGTGACGTGCAGGACACCCTCATCACCGTGCTCTCCGAGAAGATGCTGCCCATCCCGGAGCTCAACAGCGAAGTGCAGGCCGCCCGCGGTTTCAACGTCATCGCCACCGCCAACAACCGGGACAAAGGGGTGAACGAACTCTCCAGCGCCCTCAAGCGCCGCTTCAATACCGTGATTCTCCCCCTGCCGGACAGCGAGGAGGAGGAGGTCCAGATCGTCCAGAAAAGAGTGGCGGAACTGGGCCGGGCTCTCGAACTGCCTGCGGAGCCGCCCGCGCTGAAGGAAGTGCGCCGGGTGGTGCAGATTTTCCGCGAACTCCGCAGCGGCCTCACCGCCGACGGCAAGACCAAGGTCAAGTCCCCCACCGGCACGCTCAGCACCGCGGAAGCCATCTCCGTGATCAACAACGGCATGTCCCTGGCGGGCCACTTCGGCGACGGCCAGCTCAGCGCCACAGACATGGCCAGCGGCCTGCTCGGGGCCGTGGTAAAGGACCCTGTGCAGGACGGCGTGGTCTGGCGCGAATATCTGGAGACGGTGGTGAAGGAGCGTGACGAGTGGAAGGACCTGTACCGCGCCTGCCGCGACCTTGCCTGA
- a CDS encoding DUF7587 domain-containing protein, with protein MIRHIIDGTLDSPFISVSRSRMVASQYATDQGVVYELELDSSVVLIDPVKAIRAWMIENGIWSGEGYSRAAEAIQLAEKDEELLVAVHIPAEAIISSDLTDGFNS; from the coding sequence ATGATTCGGCATATTATCGATGGGACTTTGGACTCACCTTTTATCTCTGTCAGCCGCAGCCGGATGGTTGCATCGCAGTATGCGACTGATCAGGGTGTGGTTTATGAGCTCGAACTGGATTCATCCGTCGTTTTGATCGATCCGGTGAAAGCCATCCGTGCATGGATGATTGAAAACGGCATCTGGAGTGGCGAAGGCTATTCGCGAGCGGCTGAAGCGATCCAGCTGGCCGAAAAAGATGAAGAACTTCTGGTGGCAGTGCACATCCCGGCGGAGGCGATCATCAGTTCTGATCTCACCGATGGTTTCAACAGTTAG
- a CDS encoding sensor histidine kinase → MPSDVALQTEPAAQLDPVLAGLLFQQHPDAVLLVDLSGRLLEVNDAACRLAGWSRAEMLAMRPWQMLLATSPLEVREWLRSRSRDAAETFILTLAHRLGHVIRVEARVRRVASPDRGDCLIVSCRELPAPGSSTGPSAALPPSQFAHLQQQLVQLRQHNKSLIEAEERLRLAMELGGLGLWIWQATPDSNPGHWSDRLKEIFGVPLDAEVTHDMFLTAVHPADREKVDAAVKGALTGQDGGRYALEYRTLRPEATGGRWVLARGQAFFDETGAPVRFIGSVLDITERKRAEEALAQLNDGLGQRIEERTAELKEANRALTREIEERRRAEETLRRNKDNLRMVIDTIPGLVWSSLPDGSIDYLNKRWLDYTGLTLDQASGWGWQTATHPDDLDRLVAYWRSILAEGVAGDIEARLRHHSGAYRWFIFRGVPLYDAEGRVVKWYGTNTDVEERRKSEHLARGQISALTQTLSAVSREANPDRLLAHVLCVITSTLKAHSLGVWQKNDETAAVKMVASWEGGELHLTTVDESEPQSIDKEDEVPHPIWADFFASGKYCVAGDWNGGNIRVQMLDGSDGPWYPWRAGEVENPNVPIVVQRLLDQGVQSTLVVPMLLAGRVTGFLSIRFTRPPHFQTEEIELAQALAHQVILALQLIRLTQEGHRLAVLAERNRMARELHDTLAQGITAVIMQLELAEDASARGLVEAVDPHVKRARDLARQTLREARRSVRAMRPQALKAQDLPQALGALFKQMTEGSGMQAEVILRGIPCHIPTRCEENILRIGQEVLTNALRHAGASRFTGRLIFAPTAILLHLHDNGRGFDPQGQHDGFGLTGIRERVEGMGGRLCLRSRPGQGTSIRIRLGRLKAESGKFV, encoded by the coding sequence ATGCCATCCGACGTTGCCCTCCAGACAGAGCCTGCTGCCCAGCTTGACCCGGTGCTGGCTGGGCTGCTCTTCCAACAGCATCCCGATGCGGTGCTGCTCGTGGACTTGAGCGGCCGCCTCCTGGAGGTGAACGACGCTGCGTGCCGGCTCGCGGGATGGTCGCGGGCGGAGATGCTGGCAATGCGCCCCTGGCAGATGCTTCTGGCCACCTCACCGCTGGAGGTGCGGGAGTGGCTGCGCAGCCGCTCGCGTGATGCCGCAGAGACCTTCATCCTCACCCTCGCGCACCGCCTGGGCCACGTGATTCGGGTGGAGGCCCGCGTGCGACGCGTGGCCAGCCCTGATCGGGGAGACTGCCTCATTGTCTCTTGTCGTGAGCTCCCGGCACCGGGTAGCTCCACCGGGCCTTCGGCGGCTTTGCCGCCCAGCCAGTTCGCACATCTTCAGCAACAGCTCGTGCAGTTGCGCCAGCACAACAAGTCCCTCATCGAGGCGGAGGAGCGCTTGCGCCTGGCCATGGAGCTGGGCGGGTTGGGGTTGTGGATCTGGCAGGCCACTCCAGACTCCAACCCGGGCCACTGGTCGGACAGGTTGAAGGAAATATTCGGCGTGCCGCTGGATGCGGAGGTGACGCATGACATGTTCCTCACCGCCGTGCATCCGGCGGACCGGGAGAAGGTGGACGCCGCGGTGAAAGGGGCTCTGACGGGCCAGGACGGCGGAAGGTATGCCCTGGAGTACCGCACGCTGCGGCCGGAGGCAACCGGGGGGCGATGGGTGCTGGCACGCGGGCAGGCCTTTTTTGATGAAACGGGGGCACCTGTGCGTTTCATCGGATCGGTGCTGGACATCACCGAGAGGAAGAGGGCGGAGGAGGCGCTCGCACAGCTCAACGACGGCCTGGGACAGCGGATCGAGGAACGTACCGCCGAGCTGAAGGAGGCGAACCGGGCCCTGACCCGCGAGATTGAAGAGCGCCGGAGGGCGGAGGAGACGCTCCGGCGGAACAAGGACAACCTGCGCATGGTCATCGACACCATCCCGGGCCTGGTGTGGAGCTCCCTGCCTGATGGGAGCATCGACTATCTCAACAAACGCTGGCTGGACTACACTGGCCTGACGCTGGATCAGGCGTCGGGATGGGGCTGGCAGACGGCGACTCATCCCGACGATCTCGACCGGTTGGTCGCGTATTGGAGGTCCATCCTCGCGGAGGGGGTGGCGGGCGATATTGAGGCGCGACTCCGGCATCACAGCGGGGCGTATCGGTGGTTTATCTTCCGTGGCGTGCCGCTGTACGACGCGGAGGGGCGCGTGGTGAAGTGGTATGGGACGAACACGGATGTGGAAGAGCGCCGCAAGTCAGAGCACCTGGCGCGCGGCCAGATCAGCGCGCTCACCCAGACGCTGTCCGCCGTTTCCCGTGAGGCCAATCCCGACCGGCTTCTGGCGCATGTGCTTTGCGTGATTACCTCGACCCTGAAGGCTCACAGTCTGGGGGTCTGGCAGAAGAATGACGAAACCGCCGCGGTGAAGATGGTGGCCAGTTGGGAGGGCGGAGAGCTGCATCTCACCACGGTGGACGAATCGGAGCCGCAATCCATCGACAAGGAGGATGAGGTGCCGCATCCCATCTGGGCGGACTTCTTTGCCTCTGGCAAGTACTGTGTGGCAGGTGACTGGAATGGCGGAAACATCCGCGTGCAAATGCTGGATGGCAGCGACGGACCTTGGTACCCCTGGCGCGCTGGCGAGGTGGAAAACCCGAACGTCCCCATTGTGGTCCAGAGACTCCTGGACCAGGGGGTGCAATCCACCCTCGTGGTGCCCATGCTGCTGGCCGGCCGGGTTACTGGATTTCTCAGCATCCGGTTCACGCGTCCGCCTCACTTTCAGACGGAGGAGATCGAGCTGGCCCAGGCGCTGGCGCATCAGGTGATACTTGCGCTGCAGCTCATCCGCCTGACGCAGGAGGGGCATCGTCTCGCGGTGCTGGCCGAGCGCAACCGGATGGCGCGGGAGTTGCATGACACCCTCGCCCAGGGGATCACGGCCGTCATCATGCAGCTGGAACTGGCGGAGGACGCTTCTGCGCGCGGGTTGGTGGAAGCGGTGGACCCGCATGTGAAGCGCGCCCGGGACCTGGCCCGGCAGACATTGCGGGAGGCTCGACGGTCGGTGCGGGCCATGCGACCGCAGGCGCTGAAGGCCCAGGATCTGCCCCAGGCGCTGGGCGCACTCTTCAAGCAGATGACGGAAGGCTCCGGCATGCAGGCGGAGGTGATCCTGCGTGGCATTCCCTGCCACATCCCCACACGGTGCGAGGAAAATATTCTACGGATCGGGCAGGAGGTGCTGACCAACGCCCTCCGGCACGCTGGGGCGAGCCGGTTCACAGGGAGGCTCATCTTTGCTCCCACGGCCATTCTTCTGCATCTTCATGACAACGGTCGCGGATTCGATCCCCAGGGGCAGCATGATGGCTTTGGCCTGACGGGCATCCGGGAGCGGGTGGAGGGCATGGGGGGACGTCTCTGCTTGCGCAGCAGGCCGGGGCAGGGTACTTCCATCCGCATCCGCCTGGGGCGTCTCAAGGCGGAGAGCGGCAAGTTTGTATGA
- a CDS encoding SWIM zinc finger family protein: MPVPFSAEQVTALAPDTASVKAGRGLTNPAKWPTLGCNNEAAWGECQGSGSKPYQTQVDFTGPGFKCSCPSRKFPCKHGLGLLFMAADRPGSLKEGEPPDWVSAWLQTRRDKAEKKAAAVEAGPKAPADPEAAAKRTAKRLSRMREGAEDLERWMADQIRHGIATWPQQPRAHWQSLAARMVDYQMPGLEKEVSLLSGMPYQGERWPAMALTQMGRLHTRLEALRRFESLDLPLQFDLRTVLGWSVDKEEVATAGERITDDWAVLGQEFEERERLWERRTWFQGRQSGRMALILDFSHGNRAFETPLVPGTVIQTELFFYPSASPLRALLNAPSASTSPLQRPFKTTPDVATLLQDYAAALGANPWLTLFPAVLTQVVPLHRDLGPDQPSQWLLRDSHGALLPLQPFTASRHGWELLAISGGHPLTVIGEWSGAGALKLLACWHEEEGFCAFQETAPA; encoded by the coding sequence ATGCCCGTCCCCTTCTCAGCCGAACAGGTCACCGCCTTGGCCCCGGACACTGCGTCCGTGAAAGCCGGTCGTGGACTCACCAATCCCGCCAAATGGCCCACCCTGGGCTGCAACAACGAGGCTGCGTGGGGCGAATGCCAGGGCAGCGGATCGAAGCCCTACCAGACGCAGGTGGACTTTACCGGCCCTGGCTTCAAGTGCAGCTGCCCGAGCCGCAAGTTCCCGTGCAAACACGGCCTCGGCCTGCTCTTCATGGCCGCGGACCGGCCCGGTTCGCTGAAAGAAGGGGAACCGCCCGACTGGGTCTCCGCCTGGTTGCAGACGCGCCGTGACAAAGCAGAGAAAAAGGCCGCCGCAGTGGAGGCCGGGCCCAAGGCCCCTGCTGACCCTGAAGCCGCCGCCAAACGTACCGCCAAGCGACTCAGCCGCATGCGCGAAGGCGCTGAAGATCTGGAGCGCTGGATGGCCGACCAGATCCGCCACGGCATCGCCACCTGGCCCCAGCAGCCCCGTGCCCACTGGCAATCCCTCGCCGCCCGCATGGTGGACTACCAGATGCCAGGCCTGGAAAAGGAAGTCTCCCTCTTGAGCGGCATGCCTTATCAAGGGGAGCGATGGCCTGCGATGGCACTCACCCAGATGGGACGGCTTCATACCCGGCTCGAGGCGCTGCGCCGCTTCGAGTCCCTGGACCTGCCGCTGCAATTCGACCTTCGCACCGTGCTGGGCTGGTCCGTGGACAAGGAGGAAGTCGCGACCGCTGGCGAGCGCATCACGGACGACTGGGCTGTGCTGGGCCAGGAGTTCGAGGAAAGGGAGCGCCTCTGGGAGCGCCGCACCTGGTTTCAGGGACGCCAGTCGGGGCGTATGGCGCTCATTCTCGACTTCTCCCATGGCAACCGGGCGTTCGAGACGCCGTTGGTCCCTGGCACGGTGATTCAGACGGAGCTCTTCTTCTACCCCTCCGCCAGTCCCCTGCGGGCCCTGCTTAACGCGCCTTCTGCAAGCACCAGCCCCTTGCAGCGTCCGTTTAAGACCACTCCGGATGTGGCCACGCTGCTGCAGGACTATGCCGCTGCTCTGGGCGCAAACCCCTGGCTCACCCTGTTCCCTGCCGTCCTCACCCAGGTCGTGCCCCTGCACCGGGATCTGGGGCCGGACCAGCCCAGCCAATGGCTGCTGCGGGACAGCCATGGCGCACTCCTCCCCCTTCAACCCTTCACCGCCAGCCGTCACGGTTGGGAACTGCTCGCCATCTCCGGGGGGCATCCCCTCACCGTCATCGGAGAATGGTCGGGCGCAGGCGCCCTGAAACTGCTGGCCTGCTGGCACGAGGAGGAGGGCTTCTGCGCCTTCCAAGAGACCGCCCCGGCGTGA
- a CDS encoding antibiotic biosynthesis monooxygenase — MDDAVHVAITRRVRPEHVGAFEKALTEFARDSLHAPGTRGVQFLYPAPGSGSNEYGILRTFSSQEARQAFYSSPLYLNWQESVRPLVEGEAECRDLHGLEAWFRDPSGRPPPPKWKMALLTWVAVWPVSMIVPRLLVPLLGSFLPKLLLAGVVAAGITATLAWVAMPLLVKLAHGWLHRPGRH; from the coding sequence ATGGACGACGCCGTGCATGTCGCCATCACCCGCCGGGTCCGGCCGGAACACGTCGGCGCTTTTGAAAAGGCGCTGACGGAGTTTGCCCGTGACTCGCTCCATGCCCCGGGCACCCGGGGCGTGCAGTTCCTCTATCCGGCTCCGGGTTCAGGGTCCAACGAGTACGGCATCTTGCGCACCTTCTCCAGTCAGGAGGCCCGGCAGGCGTTTTACTCGTCACCCCTTTATCTCAACTGGCAGGAGAGCGTGAGACCGCTGGTGGAGGGCGAGGCCGAGTGCCGGGATCTCCATGGCCTGGAGGCGTGGTTCAGGGATCCCTCCGGCCGACCCCCTCCGCCCAAGTGGAAGATGGCCCTGCTCACCTGGGTGGCGGTCTGGCCGGTGAGCATGATCGTGCCCCGTCTTCTTGTGCCCCTGCTGGGCAGTTTTCTGCCAAAGCTCCTGCTGGCCGGGGTGGTCGCCGCCGGCATCACCGCCACCCTCGCGTGGGTGGCCATGCCCCTGCTGGTGAAGCTGGCCCATGGCTGGCTCCATCGGCCCGGGCGGCATTGA